One window of the Torulaspora delbrueckii CBS 1146 chromosome 6, complete genome genome contains the following:
- the RKI1 gene encoding ribose-5-phosphate isomerase RKI1 (similar to Saccharomyces cerevisiae RKI1 (YOR095C); ancestral locus Anc_2.189) translates to MSFSTVPKLEDMPSLGSPKEDAKRAAAYLAVDENLNVFSHNVIGVGSGSTVVYVAERLGQYLKDLKFKDYMSKAVCVATGFQSKQLIIDNGLSYGIIEQNPDVDIAFDGADEVDYNLQLIKGGGACLFQEKLVSTSAKTFIVVADSSKRSPRLLGSNWRQGIPIEVVPPAYVRIKTKLLNEMGAVSVVLRQGGKAKAGPIVTDNNNFILDADFGQIDSPAELHEKIKLMVGVVETGLFIDNAAKVYFGNSDGTVEIQTKGEKPEIL, encoded by the coding sequence ATGTCCTTTAGTACAGTACCCAAGCTTGAAGATATGCCCTCTTTGGGGAGCCCAAAGGAAGATGCCAAGAGAGCAGCTGCATACCTTGCGGTCGATGAGAACTTGAATGTTTTTTCGCATAATGTGATTGGTGTTGGAAGTGGTAGTACTGTTGTCTACGTGGCTGAAAGGTTGGGACAATACTTGAAAGATCTGAAATTTAAGGACTACATGTCCAAAGCAGTGTGTGTTGCAACTGGTTTCCAATCCAAACAGCTAATCATAGATAACGGATTAAGTTACGGTATTATTGAACAGAATCCGGACGTTGATATTGCATTCGATGGTGCCGATGAGGTGGACTACAATTTACAATTGATTAAAGGTGGTGGAGCATGTTTATTTCAGGAGAAACTAGTAAGTACAAGTGCTAAGACTTTCATCGTGGTGGCCGactcttccaaaagatcgCCGAGACTACTTGGTTCCAATTGGAGACAAGGTATTCCTATTGAAGTTGTTCCACCAGCATATGTCAGAATCAAGACCAAACTCTTAAATGAAATGGGTGCAGTTAGTGTTGTTTTAAGACAAGGTGGTAAGGCCAAAGCAGGTCCTATTGTGACTGACAATAACAACTTCATTCTGGATGCCGATTTTGGACAAATTGATAGTCCGGCAGAGTTGcatgaaaagatcaaactaATGGTTGGTGTCGTTGAAACCGGGTTGTTCATTGACAATGCTGCCAAAGTTTATTTCGGTAACTCTGACGGCACCGTGGAGATTCAGACCAAGGGCGAAAAGCCAGAGATCCTTTAG
- the ARF3 gene encoding Arf family GTPase ARF3 (similar to Saccharomyces cerevisiae ARF3 (YOR094W); ancestral locus Anc_2.190) has protein sequence MGNSVSRALGKLFGSREMKILMLGLDNAGKTTILYKLKLNKIKTSAPTVGFNVETVAYKNVKFNMWDVGGQERLRPLWRHYFPATTALIFVIDSHDKDRLDEAKEELYSIISEKEMENVVLLVWANKQDLKGALKPQEVSSYLQLGENLKNQLWCVVGSNALTGQGLVEGLSWISSNTHKK, from the coding sequence ATGGGTAATTCTGTCTCAAGGGCTTTGGGTAAGCTATTTGGCTCCCGTgagatgaagattttgatgttAGGTTTGGATAATGCAGGGAAAACCACCATCCTGtacaaattgaagttgaataaGATAAAAACATCTGCACCAACTGTTGGTTTTAATGTGGAGACGGTTGCCTACAAGAATGTAAAATTTAATATGTGGGATGTTGGTGGACAGGAGCGATTGAGACCTCTTTGGAGGCACTATTTCCCAGCCACTACAGCTTTAATCTTTGTGATCGATTCTCACGATAAGGATAGGTTGGATGAGGCCAAAGAAGAGTTGTACAGTATAATAAGTGAAAAAGAGATGGAAAATGTTGTATTATTAGTTTGGGCAAACAAGCAAGATTTGAAAGGCGCGTTGAAACCACAAGAAGTCTCTAGCTACCTTCAATTGGGTGAAAACTTAAAGAATCAACTTTGGTGCGTTGTAGGAAGTAATGCATTGACTGGACAGGGCCTAGTAGAAGGTCTTTCGTGGATCTCGAGTAACACACAcaagaaatga